A section of the Carya illinoinensis cultivar Pawnee chromosome 12, C.illinoinensisPawnee_v1, whole genome shotgun sequence genome encodes:
- the LOC122290382 gene encoding GDSL esterase/lipase At5g62930-like isoform X2, which produces MRPQVVLFGDSITEQSFRSGGWGAALADTYTRKDSTKPPVAATIFFGANDAALLGRTSERQHVPIEEYKENLRKVVHHLKECSPTMLVVLITPPPVDEVGRRDYARSVYGEKAMELPERTNEVTGLYAKQCVELAKEMGLCSIDLWSKMQETEGWQKKFLSDGLHLTPEGNAVVHEEVVRVFNESWLAAAEMPYDFPSHSEIDGKNPEKAFQQQCI; this is translated from the exons ATGAGGCCTCAGGTCGTGCTGTTTGGAGATTCGATAACGGAGCAGTCGTTCAGGTCAGGTGGATGGGGAGCTGCTCTTGCTGACACTTACACTCGCAAG GACTCTACAAAACCCCCTGTTGCTGCAACAATTTTCTTTGGGGCTAATGATGCAGCTCTTTTGGGAAGAACCAGTGAACGACAACATGTTCCTATTGAAGAGTACAAAGAGAATCTTAGAAAAGTCGTTCATCATTTGAAG GAATGCTCCCCCACGATGTTAGTTGTGCTTATTACTCCTCCACCAGTTGACGAGGTTGGGCGTAGAGATTATGCTCG ATCTGTGTACGGGGAGAAAGCGATGGAACTGCCAGAGAGGACAAATGAAGTGACAGGCCTATATGCCAAGCAGTGTGTTGAACTGGCCAAGGAAATGGGTCTCTGCTCCATTGATCTATGGTCAAAAATGCAGGAAACAGAGGGCTGGCAGAAGAAATTCCTAAG TGATGGGCTGCATCTGACACCAGAAGGCAATGCAGTGGTACATGAAGAAGTCGTAAGAGTGTTCAATGAATCATGGCTTGCTGCTGCAGAAATGCCATATGATTTTCCTAGCCACTCAGAAATCGATGGGAAGAACCCCGAGAAAGCTTTCCAGCAGCAATGCATTTAG
- the LOC122290382 gene encoding GDSL esterase/lipase At5g62930-like isoform X1 — MRPQVVLFGDSITEQSFRSGGWGAALADTYTRKADIVNRGYSGYNTRWALFLLHQLFPFDSTKPPVAATIFFGANDAALLGRTSERQHVPIEEYKENLRKVVHHLKECSPTMLVVLITPPPVDEVGRRDYARSVYGEKAMELPERTNEVTGLYAKQCVELAKEMGLCSIDLWSKMQETEGWQKKFLSDGLHLTPEGNAVVHEEVVRVFNESWLAAAEMPYDFPSHSEIDGKNPEKAFQQQCI; from the exons ATGAGGCCTCAGGTCGTGCTGTTTGGAGATTCGATAACGGAGCAGTCGTTCAGGTCAGGTGGATGGGGAGCTGCTCTTGCTGACACTTACACTCGCAAG GCTGATATAGTGAATCGTGGGTATAGTGGATACAATACCAGATGGGCTTTGTTCTTGCTGCATCAACTTTTCCCTTTT GACTCTACAAAACCCCCTGTTGCTGCAACAATTTTCTTTGGGGCTAATGATGCAGCTCTTTTGGGAAGAACCAGTGAACGACAACATGTTCCTATTGAAGAGTACAAAGAGAATCTTAGAAAAGTCGTTCATCATTTGAAG GAATGCTCCCCCACGATGTTAGTTGTGCTTATTACTCCTCCACCAGTTGACGAGGTTGGGCGTAGAGATTATGCTCG ATCTGTGTACGGGGAGAAAGCGATGGAACTGCCAGAGAGGACAAATGAAGTGACAGGCCTATATGCCAAGCAGTGTGTTGAACTGGCCAAGGAAATGGGTCTCTGCTCCATTGATCTATGGTCAAAAATGCAGGAAACAGAGGGCTGGCAGAAGAAATTCCTAAG TGATGGGCTGCATCTGACACCAGAAGGCAATGCAGTGGTACATGAAGAAGTCGTAAGAGTGTTCAATGAATCATGGCTTGCTGCTGCAGAAATGCCATATGATTTTCCTAGCCACTCAGAAATCGATGGGAAGAACCCCGAGAAAGCTTTCCAGCAGCAATGCATTTAG